In Pleurocapsa sp. PCC 7319, the following are encoded in one genomic region:
- a CDS encoding sirohydrochlorin chelatase translates to MIAIKNTSQKQGTDSLRLTPLPHSRPLLAIGHGTRNDRGRQTFLEFVATYQQLDTSRPVIPCFLELTEPNIQRGIEACVRQGFTEITALPILLFAARHNKFDVTNELDRASQPYPQLEISYGRHLGITPKIIKLWRDRLAELDQPEHNRRNISREDTVLLFVGRGSSDPDANGDVYKLARIIWEGSGYKTVETCFIGISHPRLSEGFRRAYLYRPKRVIVLPYFLFTGTLMEKIHHITAQQQQEHSEIEFVSLPEMGIADQLLQVIRSREIEAQLGQVAMNCEMCKFRLAATNGGEHGHGHHHHGHHHHHENHDPYAKLEDYHQRIWQTP, encoded by the coding sequence TTGATAGCTATTAAAAATACTTCTCAAAAACAGGGGACTGATTCATTACGATTAACTCCTCTACCCCATTCCAGACCTTTATTAGCGATCGGTCACGGAACGAGAAACGATCGCGGAAGGCAAACTTTTCTGGAATTTGTGGCAACGTATCAACAATTAGATACCTCTCGTCCAGTGATTCCTTGTTTTTTAGAATTGACCGAACCCAACATTCAACGAGGAATCGAAGCCTGTGTGCGACAAGGCTTTACAGAAATTACAGCATTACCTATTCTATTATTTGCTGCCCGACACAATAAATTTGATGTCACCAATGAATTAGACCGAGCCAGTCAACCCTATCCTCAATTAGAGATTAGTTATGGTCGTCACTTGGGTATTACTCCAAAAATAATCAAACTGTGGCGCGATCGCTTGGCAGAATTAGACCAGCCAGAACATAATCGTCGTAATATTTCCCGTGAAGATACGGTACTGTTATTCGTTGGTAGGGGTTCGAGCGATCCCGATGCTAATGGAGATGTTTATAAACTAGCCCGCATTATCTGGGAAGGAAGTGGCTACAAGACGGTGGAAACCTGTTTTATCGGCATCAGTCATCCTCGTTTATCAGAAGGATTTCGTCGGGCTTATCTATATCGACCCAAGCGCGTCATCGTTTTACCATATTTCTTGTTTACGGGGACTTTAATGGAAAAAATCCACCACATTACTGCCCAGCAACAACAAGAACATAGTGAAATTGAATTTGTTTCTTTACCTGAGATGGGTATTGCTGACCAATTGTTGCAAGTAATTAGAAGCAGAGAAATTGAAGCGCAACTCGGGCAAGTAGCAATGAACTGCGAAATGTGTAAGTTTCGTCTCGCTGCCACCAATGGCGGTGAACACGGACACGGACATCATCACCACGGACATCATCACCATCACGAAAACCACGATCCTTATGCCAAATTAGAAGATTATCATCAGCGTATTTGGCAGACACCTTAG